In bacterium, the genomic stretch AACTCCGAAAGGTGAGCTGGTTGCTCAAACTCGGCAAGATGAAGGAATGCATACTCGATGGGTTATTGAACATTACTGCAAGACCGCAGCTGATGCGGAGAAAATTTTATCTATCCCATATTTCCCCTGGAAACCATCCGTTGATTCATTCTTCGAACTGGATAAGAAACTCGGAGATACCGGCATTGTTCTCGGCGATATCCCTGACCCGTTATGTCTGACCGTTGACCTATTCGGCTTTTCAACATTTTTAACGTTCTATATCGATATCCCTCAGCTAATTTTCCGATTGCTTGATTTTTTCCACGAAAGAATTATGCAGTATTTAAACTATCTGCTCGAATCCGGCGCGGTTACGTTATACCGTATCTACGGACCAGAATATGCGACCCCACCTTATTTATCCCCTGCGGATTTCGATAAACTGGTTATGCCGTATGTAAGTGATATGAGCCATCTGATGCATCGGTATGGTGCAAAAGTCAGAATCCATTCTCATGGAAAAATTCAGCAGGTGCTATCTTCACTCGCCAAGATGAATATTGATGCTATCGACCCGCTGGAACCGCCACCTGATGGTAATGCGGAATTCGCCGAGGTCCGGCGAGTGCTCGGGAATAAAGTTGTACTTATCGGCAATATCGAAGAACGGCTATTTGAAGTTGGAACGAAACAGGATATAGAAACTGCGGTAAAAACAGCAGTTGAAGAAGGCGCAAAAGACGGACCATTTATTCTGAGCCCAACCGCTATGCCGTTAACTACTCCGCTAGATAAAAAGATTCAAGAGAATATTATCCATTATATCGACTGCGGATTGAGATACGGCAAAACTTAACCGCAGATGAATACAATCAAACACAGTAAACACTAAATTTGATATAAGGTTAATCCATGACTAATGGTGGCTAAAAGAGTTGTGAAAAGACTTCGTTGGAAAGCAGGATACCTTTATCGGTCAGTCGAAGGTATTGGTCAGTCTGCTGAAGTAGTCCTGATTCAAATAATTCAGGTAATTCAGTATCGAATACTTCACGAAATTCTTTCTGAAACTTCTGCTGAAACTTTTTTAAATCTAGCCCTTGCATCGTTCGAAGCGCTAACATAGAATACTCTGCCATTTTCTGCTTCCCTTCTAAACGTTCTGAAGCCGCACGCGCTGGGTGACCAGATTTAATTCGCTGTATATATTCTTCCAGTGAATGGACATTCCACGACCGTTCGCCATTAAGATATGAATGCGCACTCGCTCCGAACCCAAGATAGTCATTATCGTTCCAGTAATTCAGATTATGTTGACATTGCCGACTCACGACTTTGCGGGTAATTAAGTCAGGACCGGGTAATGCGAAATTTGAGATTTCATAATGGACATATCCTGCGTGTTGAAATATATCAATTGCATATTGGTACATCTCTAATTCAACCTCTTCATCAATCGGTTTAACTTGACCAGATTTGAGCTGATGATATAAATTGGTATTCGGTTCAACTGTGATATTATAAGCGGAAATATGTTCCGGTAATAAGGTTACGGTATGTTCAACCGTTTCTTGCCAACTCTGCAATGTTTGGCCAGGGTAACCAAAAATCAAATCGAGATTGATATTATCGAATTCCGCATCCCGAGCAAACTGAAAACTAGCAAAATTATCTTCGACTGAATGAACTCTACCCATTGCGGTTAATACTGTTTTATCAAATGATTGAACGCCTAAACTGATTCGGTTAACTCCCGCTTGTTTATACTGCTTTAACTTCTCAACATCAACAGTTCCCGGATTAGCTTCAAGTGTTATTTCAACGTTTTCTAGCGGCGGGGGCTGATTCATCATGCCTTTGCCAAAAAGTTCAGCTATTATTCTCGCGATTTGTTCCGGCGGAACTAATGAGGGAGTTCCGCCACCAAAATAAATCGAACTTGGGATGAATGGCAATGAAGCTTTTATCTGATTTATTTCCTGAATCACAGATTCAATATATTCATTCATTAAACTAGATTTATCCGCATACGAAATAAAATCACAATAATTACATTTCTTTAAACAAAATGGAATATGTATGTATATACCTAACTGCATTGGATTATAAGTAACCGCGAAGAACGTCTAGTAGACGCCAAAACTATGGATTTCTTTGTGAACCTTGCGTATGACCTAATACGTTCTACGGTTAACGTTCCTATTGTATTTTTCTCATTCGCCAGAGTTGCCAGCGTGGAAATAAACTACCGTTACGTTCTCTTTTCGCCCAATAAATCAGAAACGCTTTTCCTTTAATCATCGATTCCGGGAGAAATCCCCAATATCGGCTATCCCGACTATTATTTCGATTATCCCCGAGCATTAACAATGAATTCGATGGGACAACTACCGGTCCATAATTATCGAACGATGGTTCCTTAACATACGGTTCAATCAGCTCCGAGCCATTGATTATTATTTTCCCAGCAGAAATGGTAACCGTATCTCCGGATAAACCAATTAACCGTTTAACAAAATCCTGTTTCGGGTTCTCCGGATATTTGAAGACAACAACATCTCCTCGTTGCGGCTGTTTAAATAGATAGTCGAACCGGTTAACAAAAATCATATCGCCAACTTGCAACGTATTTTCCATTGAACCGGAAGGAATTTTAAACGGTTTAACGACATAGGTCTGAACGATTAGCGCGACCACGAATGCTACGGTGATAATTTCACTCCATTCCCGGAGAAAAGATTTCTTCTTCATATCTAATACTGCTCAACCGCAATGACACAAAGATAAATCGTACCGCGTGTAACCTAAAAATGTTATCTTAGCGTTCTTTGCCACTATGGAGTGACTGTATCGATTGGCTTTTTTAACTAATCAATCGTATTCTAGTAATTGGGAAGTAAATCAGGAACGCTTTCCCTTTAACGAACTTTTTATCTAAAAATCCCCAATACCGACTATCTTTACTATTATTCCGATGGTCGCCCATAACGAAAAGATATCCTTTCGGAACCGTTACCGGTCCGAAATTATACTGGCGCGGTTCATAATAAAACGTATTCGAATATTTAATATACGGCTCAACGATTGGGTTACCGTTAATGTATAATTTCCCATCTTTCAATTCGAGTGTTTCACCTTCAACCGCAACCACTCGTTTGATATAATCTACCTTTAACCCGTCTGAAGGTGCTTTAAAAACAATAATATCACCCCGTGCTGGCTCTTGAAACCAATAAAGAAATCGACTGACAAATAACATATCGCCTACTTTTAACGTATCTTCCATTGAGCCGGATGGTATTTTAAACGGTTTCATCGCAAAGGTAAATAGGATCAGCACTAAAGCAAATGAGGTAACGATGGTTTCCATCCATTCTCGTAACTTTGATTTCTTCATAAATTCACCTATCGCAAAAAATTATGTTTTATATGGATAATACCTTCAACTGTATCTATTAAATATTATTTAATTAGCTAAAATTACATTATCCTCGTCTGAAATTGTAAGGTAAAAATGATAAGATTGTTTTGCTGCTCTGATTATGAGACTACGAATCATTCTACTGCTAAAACGGCCATAAAAGCTTCCTGCGGAACTTGGACTTTTCCGATTTGTTTCATTCGTTTTTTCCCTTCTTTCTGTTTTTCGAGCAATTTCCGTTTCCGGGTAATATCGCCGCCGTAACATTTCGCAAGCACGTTTTTTCGTAACGGTTTAACGGTTTCTCGTGCAATAATCCGACTCCCAATAGCTGCTTGAATAGCCACTTCAAACATCTGCCGCGGAACCAGTTTCCGTAACTTTTCAACAATCGCTTTCCCGCGATGATATGCATTCGCCCGATGAACGACTACTGATAACGCATCTACTGGTTCTCCGTTAAGTAAGATATCGAGTTTAACCAAATCCGAAGCACGGTATCCGATAAACTCATAATCTAACGAAGCATACCCGCGACTTAACGATTTCAATTTATCATAAAAATCGAGTATAATCTCCGATAATGGCAGTTCAAAAATAACCGTTGCCCGTGAACTATCCGCAAATTTCATCTCTTTATGTTCACCACGACGGCTGACCGCTAAATCCATGATACTACCTAAATATTGCGTTGGTGTGCTAATGATCGCTTTAATATACGGTTCCCGACACTCAAGGATTTGTCCAGTGGGAAACTCGGATGGATTATTTACTTCAACCACTTCACCATTCGGCTTAACGATTTGATAGACAACATTCGGTGCGGTGGTAACTAACGTTAGTTGGTATTCGCGTTCTAGTCGCTCTTGAATTATTTCCATATGGAGTAACCCGAGGAACCCGCAACGATAACCGAACCCTAGTGCTGGCGAATTATCCGGTTCATATATGAACGAAGCATCGTTTAACTTTAGTTTTGCTAATGCATCGCGTAACGATTCGTAATCTTCGGCGATGGCAGGGTAAAGTCCACAATAGACCATTGGTTTAACTTGTTTATATCCGGGTAGTGGTTCTGTCCGTCCTTGAACTGCGTTGGTTATCGTATCCCCAACACGCACATCAGCAATGGTTTTAATCGTTGCGAGGAGATATCCAACCTCACCAACACTTAACGATTCTACCGGTTCCATTTTCGGTGTAAATATACCGACTTCCGTCACTTCATAAACGCTATTCGTTGACATAATGCGGATTTTATCCCCAGGATGTACCTCGCCATCCATAACCCGAATATAGACTACTACACCACGATAGGCATCATATTTCGAATCGAAAATCAGCGCGGCTAACGGTCGGGTTCGTTCCCCTTTTGGCGGAGGAATACGGTTGACAACCGCTTCTAGGATATCCTGAGTTCCAATTCCTTCTTTAGCGCTCGCAAGGATAATCTCCGATTCTTTAACCGCTAATAAATCGACTATTTCCTGCGCACAGGTTGCAACATCCGCATTCGGTAAATCTATCTTATTAATAACCGGAATAATCGCGAGATTATTCTCGAGCGCTAAATACGCATTCGCTACCGTTTGCGCTTCAACTCCCTGCGCAGCATCAACCACTAATACTGCACCTTCACACGCGGCAAGACTCCGCGAAACTTCATAGGAAAAATCTACATGACCAGGGGTATCCAGGAGATTCAGTTGATATTCGATTCCATCTTTCGCTTTATATTTCAATCGAACCGGATGCGCTTTTATGGTTATTCCACGTTCCCGTTCCAAGTCCATCGCATCGAGCATCTGTTCCCGCATTTCCCGTTCCGGCACCGCACCACTTAGTTCGAGTAACCGGTCGGACAATGTGGTTTTCCCATGGTCAACATGCGCAATTATACAGAAATTACGAATACGACTTATTTCCATTTAAAGAAAAAGATGAATCGGTGAACAGATGTCGAAAAGCTTTTTCTCCTCCTACCCACTCACCGATTCTAGAGTTTATTTCGGACGTTGTCTTCGGGCATTGATGTCTGCAAAAACTACACCAGCGGCACCAATCATTCCGGCATCGTTACCGAGCTTAGCTAAAACGATTGCAGTCCGTTCAGCTAAAAATTTAAACGCGCGTTTTTTCACTTCTTCCCGTGCAGGGATTAATAACCAATCTCCGGATTTCATCACGCCACCACCGAGAATAACCATTTCCGGATTTAATAGATTAATGAGCGTCGCGATTCCGATACCGAGATATTTTCCAGTTTCAAGCAGGATTTTCCGCGCTAGTTTATCTCCAGCGACTGCCGCTTCATAGACCAATTTCGAAGTTATTTTCGATAAATCATGGCTAACCAGTTCGGTTATTTTCGTTGTTTCGCCAGATTCGATCGCGATAATGGTTCGTTTCACGATACCCGTTGCTGATGCATACGCTTCTAAACAGCCATAATTCCCGCAACCGCATTGTAGACCGTCTGGGATTAGATTTATATGCCCGGGTTCACCACCTGCACCATCAGCGCCATGCCAGATTTTCCCATCGAAAATCAATCCGCCACCGATACCAGTTCCGATGGTTAAAACAATTACGGTCTGGTTATCTTTCCCAGCGCCCATCCATTTCTCGCCGAACGCTGCGGCGTTCGCATCGTTTTCAATATAATACGGAAACGAGAATCCTTTTTGCATCTCGGGTAGTAACGGAACATTAACCCATCTAGCGAAATTCGGCGCTACACGCACTATCCCGGTTTTAAAATCTACTAAGCCCGGAGTCGCTACACACGCACCAACAACTTCCCCTCGGTTTTTACAAGCAACATCAACCAACTGCTGAGTTAACTCTTGAAGTTGAGCTACCACTACCGGGAAACCATCATTCGCTTTTGTTGGGATTTCTAATCGGGTCAGGATGTGTCCTTGTTCATCAACTAACGCTGATTTTATAAAGGTTCCACCTAAATCTATTCCAATTGCATAGGGGGTATTCATACTTATTTCTCCTGCTTGATTCTTATCATTATTAAACTAATTATTATAGTATACTAATTTTAATCTTAACAAGGTAACGTATTGATTTCTTAACCTGTTCTAATTCCTAATTACTACGGTGAAAATGAGAGGGGAAAACTGAATAAGTAAACCAAGAGAGAAAGTGTTTAAGAATAAACCCTTAATAAAAGATAAGAAATCAAATTTACCAATGGTAAGTTTGATTTTTTACTCGTTTCATTAGAGTTAGACATCGCGCACTTTTTCGCGAAATTGAATCATTCGATTCAATAAGTCATCCCTATTGGGAAACATTCAAATAGAATGCGGTGATTAACGAATGGAATTTATGCGCTTCCGCATCTGACCGTGACGGAATTAAAACGATATTCGTTCCGCCGACTGCAATATCTCCCGCAATCCACGGCATCCGCCATTTATCGAAATTCTGATATACTTCAGTTAAAAACAGGGCACTATCCGCATCCGGACAGAAGATGATATCCGGGTCACCGGCAACTTGGCTTTTATTTCCCATAAAATTCTTAATTCTCGCTGCTTCCGCAGAAATAACAATATCATACGCCATCGGTCCTTCAACTATCACTTCCGGATTAACTTTATACTCTTCAACCAGCTTAACACTATCATAAATTGAGGAAACATTCAGCAGGAGTTGTTCCGTAAAATCGATCAGCCCGATTTTCAGTTTACTTGATTTCCCTAACCCATAATTTTTTGCTGTTTCAATCGCAAGCTGAACCGTGCGCTTTTTCTTGACATAATCAGCGGTATCGACTGCGGCCGCAATGAAGAGATACCCGCCGTTCGGTTCGATAGTAGCCTTCCTAAAAATATAAATTATTCCGCCTTGAGAATCTGATAGGGTTCTCTCATATTCCAGCGTCCAAGGTAGTTCATGTATCACTGATTTATAGACGATATTCCCCGGCGTTATCCAGGGCATAATCAGGATATTCGCTCCATCCTGCATTGCTTGCGCGAAAGTATAGGTTCCGCTTAATTCCGCAGGTTTTGGTTCGAGTCCTAACCGTTTCGCTACCTCGACCGCATTATCTAATATCTTCTGTTTAACTGCAGGAGTAGGATGGATAATAATCCCGCCATCGCTCATCAGCAGCATTCCTTTCGGGGTTTCAAAAACTCGAATATGGCTGATGATATTCCCGGGTTTACGTAACCCGCGAGTTTCATCAAGAACTAATCGCATCAACTGGTCGGAAGTGATTTTCCCTTTAGCGAGAATATGCGCTTTCCCATCACGTATGAGCTGCATCGCAGTATATACCGCTTCATCTTTATCTTTTATATCAATTATTTTTTCTTTGAGAAATAGGGCGAGCTTATCCCGATTGATGATTGTGTCGATTTCTTCTTTATCGCCTACTAAGAGAATATCAACAATACTGTTCCCAAGTTGTCGGTAACTATATTCAACTGCATGCAGGGAGAGTTCATCTTGTGCAGGTGCAACGATGACGGTGATCGGTCTCGTCTGCTCTTTTAGAATCTTAACGATATCCGCAAATTTTTCTATTTGCATAGAAATACCCTGTAATTTTAAGATGCTATTTATTATATTATACTGCTAATAAAAATAAAAACTTTTCTAATAACTCTTGCCCTTGTTCACTTTTCAACTATGAACTTATCTGAAGTTATCCTATAATAATTTTTTAGGCAACATTAATTATGGATAAATATAGTTCCCCGATTGTAGTTATTCGAATTGATGATATCTTCATGCTGGATTCGGAGATTGAACCGAGTAGTATCCTTAATTTTGCGAATACAGCGGAAAAACATCTGGCGAAATTAACTCTGCATACTATTCCCGCACGATTATTACAAAAGACTAATAACTATAAACGAATGGAAAAAGAACTACGCCGGCATATAACCTTTGGTCACGAAATAACCCAGCATGGATATACGCATCAATGTGCGATTTGCGGCAGTACGGGACATGAATTTGATTGTAGTGCTACCGGAAAAATTGTTGCACAAGATATCCAAGTCGCTCAAATAAGAAAAGGACGTGACTTACTCACTCAAGTTCTCGGCATACACCCTCGCGCGTTCGGTCCCAGCGGAACCGACCGTTATGTTCCGCAAATGATTGCTGCAATGAAACAGCTGCGGTTTCCTTATCATACCGATGTCGGAAATCATCTTCCGTTCATTGACCGTGGGATTTGGGCTATCCCAGTTCAGAATGATTATTGTTGGGCGTTATCGAAGAAAAAATATCGCTCGGTAATGAATAAGGCAATTGATGATTTTAAACGGCATGCGAAGCAATACGGTTATTTCGGCATTCTATTTCACGACCATTTCACCCGTATCGGGTATGAAAACGGGGTGGTTATCCATTGGCTTGATGAATTTCTCACGAAAATCAATCAAATAACTGATGGTAATATTCGATTTATGACCTTAACTGAATTTGGCGATTGGTATCGTAAGAGATATCCCGGCAAGAAAAATCCTTATCATCCGATGAAAGGTAATAAGACTACTCTCGGTGCTTAATGCTACTTCTCTTGAGCAGAAAATCGTTTACTATATACCGACCGACTATAATTAACCACATTTTTCTGTTGCGGTTTCATCAACCGTTGGTTCGGTAAATTCACTGTTCTGGTTATTTTTCTTTTCCCAATATTAACAATCGGTGGTTTCATAGCTTATTAATTTCACATTTTGTATCATTAGTGTCCAATAGACAATAGAGACAGGAATCGGATTCGATCGAGCGCTAGCCCAGGGAATATATCCCCGGCTAAAATCGGGTCGAAATAAGTCCGCTTGGCACCTCAAGTTCCTATATGTACATTCATTTTAGTTATACAGTTCCCAGCGGGTAACTGTTGCTGCAGGTTGGGTTAAATAGAGATACACCGTGCACGTTTGCGGACTATTCTCCGCAAAAGTTCCTGTAACAGTTATATGCCCGGTATATGCACCGGCGGATAATCCGCTGATATTAATTTCGGTTGTAACCCGTGTATATTCTAGTAATGGGATAAATCCAGTGGTTCGCGATAGGGTTAGCCAGCTCCGGTCAACTGATGCTGACCAATACATCGAACCATTTCCGTCGTTATAAATATATAACAGTTGCGATGCTGGATTGCCTGCGCCCACTTCGGTGGTGATACCGATATACGTCGGTGATATTCTCAATACCGGCGGAAGTAAGGTTAAATATACCGTACAGGTTTGTGTTCCATTCGTTGCACCGGGTGCGCTGATGATAATTTGTCCGGTTCTAGTTCCTCCAGATAACCCGGCGATATTAATTCCGATAGATACACTCGTTGACATACCGACGGGAACTGTTCCGCTGGCTGGCGTTAAACTTAACCAACTTTGGGTTGGAGCTGCTGACCAGGTCATCGTCGCGTTTCCTAGATTAGATATCGTTAACGTTCGCACGGGTGAACTTCCTGCCACTGCGGTAGTTATACCGATATACGTCGGTGAAATCTGTAAACTTGGCGCTTCAACATAATCCGGTCCAGCGAGTTTAAAATCATGGATTTGTGCTTCGTTCAAATTATAACTCATCAATCGAATCCAACCGACTTTTTGCCCGGAATCGGTAACTGTCCAGTTCACCACCGGAGTCGAACTACCATTTTTGTATATTTTAATCGTGATATTTGAATCTTTCGCCACAACGTTGATTCGGAACGAATCCCCGCTATTAATCCCATCAGAGATATATTGGTTATAGCTCCCGATTTGCGTCCAATCATTTGTTCTTCGCAAAATGATACGATTGGTATTCACTAACGAACCAGCAGTAAAGAAGGTTATCGAATACCCTTTCGACCCTTCACGGAACCGCAAATCGAAATTGGCTTCGCTATTGCTAGTATTAGACCGATTTGCGTTCGTAATGGTTATATTCGTTTCCAGCCAGAAATTACCATACACATACCCCGCGGTTCGAATTCCACCGCCGCCATTAACGCTACCGTTCCCTAACAATCGAACGGAACCGCTTCCGCTCATAGTTACACTCCCTGACCCGGTTACTTCCGGTTTCCAATCCGGTAATGGCGGGTTGGTGTCAAGGGTAGCGCCGGTGAAATCGTCATACCACCAGACGGAATTCTGGCTTACCGTCGGCCCACCGCCAGAACTACCTTTCCCATAATTCAATCCACAAGCGTATTGGAACGAATACCACGGATTGAGCTCCTTATCCGTTGACCCGATTCCGGTTTTCCAATATTGCAGCGAATATTCATCCCACCCCGCACCGGAAGGATACACAAACCAGGTTGCCGCAATAACATTATGGTTCGGCTGACCAGGCCATTCGCCGTCGCGACCGGTATTCCAAGCATACATCTGGGTTAACGCCCGATGTAAAAATTTCGCACCGATATTCGCTTCCGATGAATTCGGCATATGTTTATTCCATTCGGTAATAAAAACCGGTCGATCACTTAATCCGAACTGGTCGATTATCATCAACTGTTCCCGAATCGTATCCCAAAAACCGGTAACTCCATAATTTTCGCCACCGGGTTCAGCATAACTATGTAACGCAAATCCGTCTATTTTATTTTTATCCGGAACCGCTTCTATCATTCGCCATAAAAATTCGTTTCCATCCATAAACCGAACCCCGCTGATAACATTCCCCGGACTGACTGGTTGCATGAGAACTATCTGGGTTGCCGGAGTGGTAGTTGGAGTAACGAGATGGATCGAGTCACGACAGTAGAGATAGGTCGTAGCATATTCTGCTGGACTTGGTTGCCAAGTTACATTATAGCTGGAACCACCCCAACGGTAATTTTCTCCGATAAGATTAACTTCGTTCCCGATTTGCCAAATATGACAGTAGTCTTTCAAGGTTT encodes the following:
- a CDS encoding ROK family glucokinase, with protein sequence MNTPYAIGIDLGGTFIKSALVDEQGHILTRLEIPTKANDGFPVVVAQLQELTQQLVDVACKNRGEVVGACVATPGLVDFKTGIVRVAPNFARWVNVPLLPEMQKGFSFPYYIENDANAAAFGEKWMGAGKDNQTVIVLTIGTGIGGGLIFDGKIWHGADGAGGEPGHINLIPDGLQCGCGNYGCLEAYASATGIVKRTIIAIESGETTKITELVSHDLSKITSKLVYEAAVAGDKLARKILLETGKYLGIGIATLINLLNPEMVILGGGVMKSGDWLLIPAREEVKKRAFKFLAERTAIVLAKLGNDAGMIGAAGVVFADINARRQRPK
- a CDS encoding phosphate acyltransferase; this translates as MQIEKFADIVKILKEQTRPITVIVAPAQDELSLHAVEYSYRQLGNSIVDILLVGDKEEIDTIINRDKLALFLKEKIIDIKDKDEAVYTAMQLIRDGKAHILAKGKITSDQLMRLVLDETRGLRKPGNIISHIRVFETPKGMLLMSDGGIIIHPTPAVKQKILDNAVEVAKRLGLEPKPAELSGTYTFAQAMQDGANILIMPWITPGNIVYKSVIHELPWTLEYERTLSDSQGGIIYIFRKATIEPNGGYLFIAAAVDTADYVKKKRTVQLAIETAKNYGLGKSSKLKIGLIDFTEQLLLNVSSIYDSVKLVEEYKVNPEVIVEGPMAYDIVISAEAARIKNFMGNKSQVAGDPDIIFCPDADSALFLTEVYQNFDKWRMPWIAGDIAVGGTNIVLIPSRSDAEAHKFHSLITAFYLNVSQ
- the hemW gene encoding radical SAM family heme chaperone HemW, translated to MQLGIYIHIPFCLKKCNYCDFISYADKSSLMNEYIESVIQEINQIKASLPFIPSSIYFGGGTPSLVPPEQIARIIAELFGKGMMNQPPPLENVEITLEANPGTVDVEKLKQYKQAGVNRISLGVQSFDKTVLTAMGRVHSVEDNFASFQFARDAEFDNINLDLIFGYPGQTLQSWQETVEHTVTLLPEHISAYNITVEPNTNLYHQLKSGQVKPIDEEVELEMYQYAIDIFQHAGYVHYEISNFALPGPDLITRKVVSRQCQHNLNYWNDNDYLGFGASAHSYLNGERSWNVHSLEEYIQRIKSGHPARAASERLEGKQKMAEYSMLALRTMQGLDLKKFQQKFQKEFREVFDTELPELFESGLLQQTDQYLRLTDKGILLSNEVFSQLF
- a CDS encoding uroporphyrinogen decarboxylase family protein — protein: MNSLTSRERLCYTLDGKPVDRVPISLYEFDGFYESWIHQEVEYQAILDYAHGKTDKLFAWVPDSALPQFGYSALDPEMIKTTCWVYQNSQFSKTVLQTPKGELVAQTRQDEGMHTRWVIEHYCKTAADAEKILSIPYFPWKPSVDSFFELDKKLGDTGIVLGDIPDPLCLTVDLFGFSTFLTFYIDIPQLIFRLLDFFHERIMQYLNYLLESGAVTLYRIYGPEYATPPYLSPADFDKLVMPYVSDMSHLMHRYGAKVRIHSHGKIQQVLSSLAKMNIDAIDPLEPPPDGNAEFAEVRRVLGNKVVLIGNIEERLFEVGTKQDIETAVKTAVEEGAKDGPFILSPTAMPLTTPLDKKIQENIIHYIDCGLRYGKT
- a CDS encoding DUF2334 domain-containing protein: MDKYSSPIVVIRIDDIFMLDSEIEPSSILNFANTAEKHLAKLTLHTIPARLLQKTNNYKRMEKELRRHITFGHEITQHGYTHQCAICGSTGHEFDCSATGKIVAQDIQVAQIRKGRDLLTQVLGIHPRAFGPSGTDRYVPQMIAAMKQLRFPYHTDVGNHLPFIDRGIWAIPVQNDYCWALSKKKYRSVMNKAIDDFKRHAKQYGYFGILFHDHFTRIGYENGVVIHWLDEFLTKINQITDGNIRFMTLTEFGDWYRKRYPGKKNPYHPMKGNKTTLGA
- the lepB gene encoding signal peptidase I, whose amino-acid sequence is MKKKSFLREWSEIITVAFVVALIVQTYVVKPFKIPSGSMENTLQVGDMIFVNRFDYLFKQPQRGDVVVFKYPENPKQDFVKRLIGLSGDTVTISAGKIIINGSELIEPYVKEPSFDNYGPVVVPSNSLLMLGDNRNNSRDSRYWGFLPESMIKGKAFLIYWAKRERNGSLFPRWQLWRMRKIQ
- the lepA gene encoding translation elongation factor 4 gives rise to the protein MEISRIRNFCIIAHVDHGKTTLSDRLLELSGAVPEREMREQMLDAMDLERERGITIKAHPVRLKYKAKDGIEYQLNLLDTPGHVDFSYEVSRSLAACEGAVLVVDAAQGVEAQTVANAYLALENNLAIIPVINKIDLPNADVATCAQEIVDLLAVKESEIILASAKEGIGTQDILEAVVNRIPPPKGERTRPLAALIFDSKYDAYRGVVVYIRVMDGEVHPGDKIRIMSTNSVYEVTEVGIFTPKMEPVESLSVGEVGYLLATIKTIADVRVGDTITNAVQGRTEPLPGYKQVKPMVYCGLYPAIAEDYESLRDALAKLKLNDASFIYEPDNSPALGFGYRCGFLGLLHMEIIQERLEREYQLTLVTTAPNVVYQIVKPNGEVVEVNNPSEFPTGQILECREPYIKAIISTPTQYLGSIMDLAVSRRGEHKEMKFADSSRATVIFELPLSEIILDFYDKLKSLSRGYASLDYEFIGYRASDLVKLDILLNGEPVDALSVVVHRANAYHRGKAIVEKLRKLVPRQMFEVAIQAAIGSRIIARETVKPLRKNVLAKCYGGDITRKRKLLEKQKEGKKRMKQIGKVQVPQEAFMAVLAVE
- the lepB gene encoding signal peptidase I codes for the protein MKKSKLREWMETIVTSFALVLILFTFAMKPFKIPSGSMEDTLKVGDMLFVSRFLYWFQEPARGDIIVFKAPSDGLKVDYIKRVVAVEGETLELKDGKLYINGNPIVEPYIKYSNTFYYEPRQYNFGPVTVPKGYLFVMGDHRNNSKDSRYWGFLDKKFVKGKAFLIYFPITRIRLIS